A DNA window from Micromonospora inyonensis contains the following coding sequences:
- a CDS encoding SDR family oxidoreductase produces the protein MTKRTVLVTGASGVVGTAVLAELGGYDVIAGVFRRLPAGSDRAVRLDLHAPSLGLDPRAYRELCAEVDVVIHSAAIVNFSADQAEVDRLNIEGLGRVIEFAAEADAVLVHVSTAYVSRHGQTGGGGRLGTEKVAARTDEYVTSKYLGERMVRDSGIDAVIVRPAIVMGDSRTGVIRQKQGVHLLAEYLLTGKLPFIPAHPGTFFDLVPQDMVARGIRAVLDADLRAGEFWLTAGPAGMPVERYLDLVTEVGRERGIDMPTPRLADPSIVDRLVRPAFADVLAPEDLARLDGVVAVCGLVIIPELLPTSFGTIPCGPAAMTATEVEDAWRVSLHHLVQGLT, from the coding sequence ATGACGAAACGTACCGTCCTGGTCACCGGCGCCAGCGGCGTCGTGGGTACCGCCGTCCTGGCCGAGTTGGGCGGGTACGACGTGATCGCCGGGGTGTTCCGGCGCCTGCCGGCCGGCTCGGACCGCGCGGTCCGGCTGGACCTGCACGCCCCCTCGTTGGGGCTCGACCCGCGCGCGTACCGCGAGTTGTGCGCGGAGGTCGACGTGGTCATCCACTCGGCCGCCATCGTCAACTTCTCCGCCGACCAGGCCGAGGTCGACCGGCTCAACATCGAGGGCCTGGGCCGGGTGATCGAGTTCGCCGCCGAGGCGGACGCCGTCCTGGTCCACGTCAGCACCGCCTACGTGTCCCGCCACGGCCAGACCGGTGGCGGCGGCCGGCTGGGCACGGAGAAGGTGGCCGCCCGGACGGACGAGTACGTGACGTCGAAGTACCTCGGCGAGCGGATGGTCCGCGACAGCGGCATCGACGCGGTGATCGTCCGCCCGGCGATCGTCATGGGTGACTCCCGCACCGGCGTCATCCGGCAGAAGCAGGGGGTGCACCTGCTCGCCGAGTACCTGCTGACCGGGAAGCTGCCCTTCATCCCGGCGCACCCCGGCACGTTCTTCGACCTGGTACCGCAGGACATGGTCGCCCGGGGGATCCGCGCGGTGCTCGACGCCGACCTGCGCGCCGGGGAGTTCTGGCTGACCGCGGGGCCGGCCGGCATGCCGGTGGAGCGCTACCTCGACCTGGTGACGGAGGTCGGCCGCGAGCGCGGCATCGACATGCCGACGCCACGGTTGGCCGACCCGTCCATCGTGGACCGGTTGGTGCGGCCGGCGTTCGCGGACGTCCTCGCTCCCGAGGACCTGGCCCGGTTGGACGGCGTGGTGGCGGTCTGCGGGCTGGTGATCATCCCCGAGCTGCTGCCCACCTCCTTCGGGACGATCCCCTGCGGACCGGCCGCGATGACCGCCACCGAGGTCGAGGACGCGTGGCGGGTTTCCCTGCACCATCTTGTCCAGGGGTTGACGTGA
- the cas1e gene encoding type I-E CRISPR-associated endonuclease Cas1e, whose translation MWWLADPQDLHRVADRISSVYVERCHIDRDDNAVVLVNRERTVRIPAAMVATLLVGPGARITTAAVRLLADSGTALCWVGEKGVRLYASGIGPSRGSQLLLRQAYLVTRTKERLAVARRMYGMRFPDEDVSASTMQQLRGREGARVKKIYRTHSARTGVPWDGRLYKPGQPFETGDDVNRLLSAGHSCLYGICHAAIVGLGASPGLGFVHTGGATSFVLDIADLYKADYTIPLAFDLAAKGHTSERDARTAFRDRIADGKLMTRIVQDIKALLLSEVTDVPEQDAHELWDESLGSVPGGINWANDYADALDATTFIAITGPEVHEPKVDF comes from the coding sequence GTGTGGTGGCTGGCCGACCCACAAGACCTGCACCGCGTAGCTGACCGCATCTCCAGCGTCTACGTCGAACGCTGCCACATCGACCGCGACGACAACGCGGTCGTCCTGGTCAACCGCGAACGCACCGTCCGCATACCCGCCGCGATGGTCGCCACCCTCCTCGTCGGCCCCGGAGCCCGCATCACCACCGCCGCCGTACGCCTGCTCGCCGACTCCGGCACCGCCCTGTGCTGGGTCGGCGAGAAAGGCGTACGCCTCTACGCCTCCGGCATCGGCCCCAGCCGAGGATCCCAACTCCTCCTCCGCCAGGCATACCTGGTCACCCGCACCAAAGAACGCCTCGCCGTCGCCCGCCGCATGTACGGGATGCGCTTCCCCGACGAAGACGTCAGCGCTTCCACCATGCAACAACTACGCGGACGCGAAGGCGCACGCGTCAAGAAGATCTACCGCACCCACTCGGCCCGCACCGGCGTGCCCTGGGACGGCCGACTCTACAAACCCGGCCAACCCTTCGAAACCGGCGACGACGTCAACCGACTCCTCTCCGCAGGACACAGCTGCCTCTACGGCATCTGCCACGCCGCGATCGTCGGCCTTGGCGCCAGCCCGGGACTCGGCTTCGTCCACACTGGCGGCGCCACCTCCTTCGTTCTCGACATCGCCGACCTCTACAAGGCCGACTACACGATCCCCCTCGCCTTTGACCTCGCCGCCAAAGGCCACACCAGCGAGCGCGACGCCCGCACCGCCTTCCGCGATCGCATCGCCGACGGCAAACTCATGACCCGCATCGTCCAGGACATCAAGGCACTCCTGCTCAGCGAGGTAACCGACGTCCCCGAGCAGGACGCCCACGAACTCTGGGACGAATCCCTCGGCTCCGTTCCCGGCGGTATCAACTGGGCCAACGACTACGCCGACGCCCTCGACGCCACCACCTTCATCGCCATCACCGGACCCGAGGTCCACGAACCCAAGGTGGACTTTTGA
- a CDS encoding C39 family peptidase, translating to MTTLIRKAALTIAGAALAGGAIAGPATAFAAPASASAPTAVSSVTTDRGPDRDDRGNDRGDRGNDRGDRGNDRGDRGNNRGDRGNDRDDRGRGNGKSERELRVRYQAQPNFFYCGPAAARNALTTMDKDISQDDLAREMGTTENGTDSVDLITKALNAKMGKDVYRTTEIPTSMADDKQTDKLRADVVTAIDDGRAVVANIIGTATDTDGVAHSFEGGHYISVVGYRDNGNTVKIADSANPDQASYWITTEALADWTATRGYSA from the coding sequence ATGACCACGCTGATCCGTAAGGCCGCCCTGACCATCGCCGGTGCCGCCCTGGCCGGTGGCGCCATCGCCGGTCCTGCGACCGCCTTCGCCGCCCCCGCCTCGGCCAGCGCCCCCACGGCCGTGTCGTCGGTAACCACCGACCGCGGACCTGACCGGGACGACCGTGGCAACGACCGCGGCGACCGTGGCAACGACCGCGGCGACCGTGGCAACGACCGCGGTGACCGTGGGAACAACCGTGGTGACCGTGGCAACGACCGTGATGACCGTGGACGCGGCAACGGCAAGAGCGAGAGGGAGCTGCGCGTGCGCTACCAGGCGCAGCCGAACTTCTTCTACTGCGGCCCCGCCGCCGCCCGTAACGCCCTGACCACCATGGACAAGGACATCTCCCAGGACGACCTCGCCCGGGAGATGGGCACCACCGAGAACGGCACCGACTCCGTCGACCTGATCACCAAGGCGCTCAACGCCAAGATGGGCAAGGACGTCTACCGCACCACCGAGATCCCCACGTCCATGGCCGACGACAAGCAGACCGACAAGCTGCGCGCCGACGTCGTCACCGCCATCGACGACGGCCGGGCGGTCGTCGCCAACATCATCGGCACCGCCACCGACACCGACGGTGTCGCCCACTCCTTCGAAGGTGGCCACTACATCAGCGTCGTCGGCTACCGCGACAACGGCAACACCGTCAAGATCGCCGACTCCGCCAACCCCGACCAGGCCTCCTACTGGATCACCACCGAGGCCCTCGCGGACTGGACCGCCACCCGCGGCTACTCCGCCTGA
- a CDS encoding aminotransferase class III-fold pyridoxal phosphate-dependent enzyme, giving the protein MVLGGEPGPTPATGIYISGASRSCTQANLTATWVANQINRGWHLIPIELDNQAPCGTRTPKMSYDPATGRSQGATRATSAAIAATSLGIPAGSVIYNDIEHYPSTESCRAANAPAVAGRGGQRASSSTSGAEAVETAIKIARVNGRHRLVSMHSGYHGKTTGALSLTARSLYQDPFRPLLPDVAHVRFGDLDELAAVVDRDVCVVVEPVQSEGGVVIPEPGYLKAVEALCRDRGAMLVLDEVMTGLGRLGTWWGADRDGVRPDILLVGKALSGGLVPVAATLATAAAFAPLDKDPYLHTSTFSAAPITMAAVRATVEVIRDEGLVDRAGALGARLLAALTEATGVIGHLVAEVRGVGLLIGVEFRAGHHAAEFLMDLLDNHVVVNHSMNAHPVLRLTPPATMTADEEARLIASFTRACAALAARFPATTTGPTA; this is encoded by the coding sequence GTGGTGCTCGGGGGTGAGCCAGGTCCAACGCCTGCGACCGGCATCTACATCAGCGGGGCCAGCCGTTCGTGCACCCAGGCCAACCTGACCGCGACCTGGGTGGCCAACCAGATCAACCGCGGCTGGCACCTGATCCCGATCGAACTCGACAACCAGGCGCCGTGCGGCACCCGTACGCCCAAGATGTCGTACGACCCGGCCACCGGCCGATCCCAGGGGGCGACCCGGGCGACCAGCGCGGCGATCGCGGCCACGTCGCTGGGCATCCCCGCCGGCAGCGTCATCTACAACGACATCGAGCACTACCCCTCGACCGAGTCGTGCAGGGCGGCGAACGCACCCGCCGTGGCCGGGCGAGGCGGTCAGCGTGCTTCCAGCTCCACCTCGGGCGCGGAGGCGGTGGAGACCGCGATCAAGATCGCCCGAGTGAACGGGCGGCACCGGCTGGTTTCCATGCACAGTGGATACCACGGCAAGACGACCGGTGCGTTGTCGCTCACCGCGCGGTCGCTCTACCAGGATCCCTTCCGTCCACTGCTGCCCGACGTGGCCCACGTACGCTTCGGTGACCTGGACGAACTGGCCGCCGTCGTCGACCGGGACGTCTGCGTGGTCGTGGAGCCGGTGCAGAGCGAGGGTGGGGTGGTCATCCCGGAGCCCGGCTACCTCAAGGCGGTCGAGGCGCTGTGCCGTGACCGGGGCGCGATGCTCGTCCTCGACGAGGTGATGACCGGACTCGGTCGGCTCGGAACCTGGTGGGGCGCGGACCGTGACGGGGTGCGGCCGGACATCCTGCTGGTCGGCAAGGCCCTCAGTGGAGGTCTGGTGCCGGTCGCGGCGACCCTGGCCACCGCGGCGGCCTTCGCGCCGCTCGACAAGGACCCCTACCTTCACACGTCCACCTTCTCGGCGGCACCCATCACGATGGCCGCGGTCCGGGCGACGGTCGAGGTGATCCGGGACGAGGGACTGGTCGACCGCGCGGGCGCACTGGGCGCACGGCTGCTGGCGGCGTTGACCGAGGCGACGGGCGTGATCGGCCACCTGGTGGCCGAGGTCCGTGGGGTCGGCCTCCTCATCGGCGTCGAGTTCCGGGCCGGTCACCACGCCGCCGAGTTCCTGATGGACCTGCTCGACAACCACGTGGTGGTCAACCACTCGATGAACGCGCACCCGGTGCTCCGGCTGACCCCGCCGGCGACCATGACGGCGGACGAGGAGGCCCGGCTGATCGCCTCGTTCACGCGGGCCTGCGCCGCGCTGGCGGCCCGCTTCCCCGCCACGACGACCGGTCCCACGGCATGA
- the cas2e gene encoding type I-E CRISPR-associated endoribonuclease Cas2e, with protein MVEVAAGVFVGNPSTRIRDRLWATLATRVGDGQAIMIEPARNEQGWAVRTAGRDRWVPVDLDGLILSARLRR; from the coding sequence ATGGTCGAAGTCGCCGCCGGAGTCTTCGTCGGCAACCCCAGCACCCGCATCCGCGACCGCCTCTGGGCAACACTCGCCACCCGGGTAGGAGACGGACAAGCCATCATGATCGAACCCGCCCGAAACGAACAAGGCTGGGCAGTTCGCACCGCCGGCCGGGACCGGTGGGTACCTGTTGACCTCGACGGACTCATCCTCTCCGCTCGACTCCGCCGATAG
- a CDS encoding IS5 family transposase, with protein MPAIPAWLIEPLWVQFAALLPDRPTYQPTHPLGCHRKRIDDRIVFDKLVQVLRFGCAYEAIADATCSATTIRGRRDEWIELGVFAQLKQIALDAYDRLVGLVLDDIAVDGCITKAPGGGEAAGRSPVDRGKQGMKRSLMVDGYGIPLGRVLAGANRHDSPLLGPTLDHLDDLGPLPQAITVHLDAGYDSQVTRALLAERGLTGEIAHKGDKAPIQASQRWHVERTNSWHNAFNRLQRCYERTEKVIDAFFDLADAIITVRSLIRRAWTLYRWNNRPARRR; from the coding sequence GTGCCTGCCATCCCAGCATGGCTGATCGAGCCGTTGTGGGTCCAGTTCGCCGCGCTGCTCCCCGATCGGCCGACCTACCAACCGACACATCCGCTGGGCTGTCACCGCAAGCGGATCGATGACCGCATCGTGTTCGACAAGCTGGTCCAGGTGTTGCGGTTCGGCTGCGCCTACGAGGCGATCGCCGATGCCACCTGTTCGGCCACCACGATCCGCGGCCGCCGTGACGAGTGGATAGAGCTTGGGGTGTTCGCCCAGCTCAAACAGATCGCCCTGGACGCCTACGACCGGCTCGTCGGCCTGGTCCTCGACGACATCGCCGTGGACGGCTGCATCACCAAGGCTCCCGGCGGCGGCGAGGCCGCCGGACGCTCACCGGTCGACCGGGGCAAGCAGGGCATGAAACGCTCGTTGATGGTCGACGGCTACGGCATCCCCCTCGGCCGGGTCCTGGCCGGCGCGAACCGACACGACTCACCCCTGCTCGGCCCCACCCTCGACCACCTCGACGACCTCGGCCCACTACCCCAGGCCATCACGGTGCACCTCGACGCCGGATACGACTCCCAGGTCACCCGCGCCCTGCTGGCCGAGCGCGGCCTGACCGGTGAGATCGCCCACAAGGGCGACAAGGCGCCCATCCAGGCGAGCCAACGGTGGCACGTCGAACGGACGAACAGCTGGCACAACGCGTTCAACCGGCTGCAACGCTGCTACGAACGAACAGAGAAGGTCATCGACGCCTTCTTCGACCTCGCCGACGCGATCATCACCGTCCGCAGCCTCATCCGGCGTGCATGGACCCTCTACCGGTGGAACAACCGACCCGCCCGCCGCCGATGA
- a CDS encoding IS256 family transposase has product MATPSIDPARFLHEHLAAASPDLLRSLLTTFIDTLMSAEADAVCGAEYGTSSPDRVNTRNGYRHRDFDTRAGTLDVAIPKLRQGSYFPDWLLERRKRAEAALTSVVATCYLLGVSTRRMDKLVESLGITRLSKSQVSVMARDLDEHVASFRTRPLDAGPYTFVAADALVLKVREGGRVVNVHALLATGVNADGHREILGLQVTSAEDGAGWLAFFRDLTARGLTGVRLVTSDAHRGLVEAIGATLPGASWQRCRTHYAANLMSATPKASWPWVRTLLHSVYDQPDTTSVHAQYDRLIDTVHTKLPAVATHLEAARDDVLAFTGFPKEIWRQIWSNNPQERLNREIRRRTDVVGIFPDRHALIRLVGAVLAEQHDEWTEGRRYFALDVLARARTTPTPDTTAADRPAMQAAA; this is encoded by the coding sequence ATGGCCACCCCCAGTATCGATCCTGCCCGGTTCCTACACGAGCACCTCGCCGCGGCATCACCGGACCTGCTGCGTTCACTGCTGACCACGTTCATCGACACCCTGATGTCCGCCGAGGCCGACGCCGTGTGCGGCGCGGAGTACGGCACCAGCTCCCCGGATCGGGTCAACACCCGTAACGGCTACCGGCACCGCGACTTCGACACCCGCGCCGGGACCCTCGACGTCGCGATCCCGAAGTTGCGGCAGGGCTCGTACTTCCCGGACTGGCTGCTGGAGCGCCGTAAGCGTGCCGAGGCGGCCCTGACATCGGTCGTCGCGACGTGTTACCTGCTCGGCGTCAGCACCCGGCGGATGGACAAACTGGTCGAATCCTTGGGGATCACCCGGCTGTCGAAGTCGCAGGTCAGCGTGATGGCCCGCGACCTCGACGAACACGTCGCGTCGTTCCGCACCCGCCCCCTCGATGCCGGGCCGTACACGTTCGTCGCCGCTGACGCCCTCGTGCTCAAGGTTCGTGAAGGCGGCCGCGTCGTCAACGTCCACGCCCTGCTCGCTACCGGCGTGAACGCCGACGGGCACCGCGAGATCCTCGGCCTACAGGTCACCAGCGCCGAAGACGGCGCCGGCTGGCTCGCGTTCTTCCGTGACTTGACCGCCCGCGGTCTGACCGGCGTGCGCCTGGTGACCTCGGATGCGCACCGCGGCCTCGTCGAGGCGATCGGCGCCACTTTGCCCGGCGCGTCCTGGCAAAGATGCCGGACTCACTACGCGGCGAACCTGATGTCCGCCACGCCGAAGGCGTCCTGGCCGTGGGTGAGAACGTTACTGCACAGCGTCTACGACCAACCCGACACCACGTCGGTGCACGCCCAGTACGACCGCCTCATCGACACCGTGCACACCAAACTGCCCGCCGTCGCCACGCACTTGGAAGCTGCCCGCGATGACGTTCTGGCATTCACCGGCTTCCCGAAAGAGATCTGGCGACAGATCTGGTCGAACAACCCGCAGGAACGCCTGAACCGGGAGATCCGCCGCCGCACCGACGTCGTCGGGATCTTTCCCGACCGCCACGCCTTGATCCGCCTCGTCGGCGCCGTGCTGGCCGAACAACACGACGAGTGGACCGAAGGCCGCCGCTACTTCGCCCTCGACGTCCTCGCCCGCGCCCGCACCACACCCACACCCGACACCACCGCCGCCGACCGACCCGCCATGCAGGCCGCAGCATGA
- a CDS encoding type II toxin-antitoxin system RatA family toxin → MECSVVVHALLPGADAKESFDRLADFAAYPNFTDTVRTVGVTQVSPTEVTSTWEVNFRKGILVWTERDEIDPVERRITFDQLSGDFATFTGSWLVVEVDDDVRVEFASRFDLGIASLASLIDPVACAALRDAVRDILLGLFGAGIEVRAVEAAPLG, encoded by the coding sequence ATGGAGTGCTCGGTCGTCGTGCACGCTCTGCTGCCCGGGGCGGACGCCAAGGAGTCGTTCGACCGGCTGGCCGACTTCGCCGCCTACCCGAACTTCACCGACACCGTACGGACGGTCGGGGTGACCCAGGTTAGTCCGACCGAGGTGACGTCGACCTGGGAGGTGAACTTCCGCAAGGGGATCCTGGTCTGGACCGAACGCGACGAGATCGACCCCGTCGAGCGCCGGATCACCTTCGACCAGCTGAGCGGCGACTTCGCGACGTTCACCGGCTCGTGGCTGGTCGTCGAGGTCGACGACGACGTGCGGGTGGAGTTCGCGTCCCGGTTCGACCTCGGCATCGCCTCCCTGGCCAGCCTGATCGACCCGGTCGCGTGCGCGGCGCTGCGGGACGCGGTCCGGGACATCCTGCTCGGGTTGTTCGGCGCCGGCATCGAGGTCCGCGCGGTGGAGGCCGCGCCGCTGGGCTGA